The following are encoded together in the Streptomyces sp. NBC_00358 genome:
- a CDS encoding AAA family ATPase, producing the protein MHLKALTLRGFKSFASATTLRFEPGITCVVGPNGSGKSNVVDALSWVMGEQGAKSLRGGKMEDVIFAGTTGRPPLGRAEVSLTIDNSDGALPIEYAEVTITRIMFRNGGSEYQINGDTCRLLDIQELLSDSGIGREMHVIVGQGQLDSVLHADPMGRRAFIEEAAGVLKHRKRKEKALRKLDAMKANMARVQDLTDELRRQLKPLGRQAAVARRAAVIQADLRDARLRLLADDLVRLRGALQSEIADEAALKQRKDSAEAELKKALQREALLEDEVRQLTPRLQRAQQTWYELSQLAERVRGTISLADARVKSATSVPAEERRGRDPEDMEREAARVREQEAELEAALEAAERALEDTVAHRAELERELTVEERRLKDVARAIADRREGLARLGGQVNAARSRAASAQAEIDRLAAARDEAQERAVTAQEEYEELKAEVDSLDAGDADLTGQHEAARRALADAEAALSAAREATTAAERKRAATQARREALALGLRRKDGTGALLGATDRLTGVLGPAAGLLSVTPGFEVALAAAFGAAADAVAVTTPASAAEAIRLLRKQDAGRAALLLAGAPEDSRADAGRAGGASTDVPLHDRDRDGGRGGNQDQDQDQDQEDGERGDGPPYAAELVRGPAELMPAVRRLLRGIVVVGTLEEAEDLVYARPGLTAVTAEGDLLAAHFAHGGSAGAPSLLEVQASVDEAAAELEELAVHCDELAEAQGLATELRGERAALVEELGERRRAAEREKSSVAQQLGRLAGQARGAAGEAERSTAAAARAQESLDRAVEEAEELAERLAVAEEMPVEEEPDTSVRDRLAADGANARQTEMEARLQVRTHEERVKGLAGRADSLDRAARAEREARTRAEQRRARLRHEAAVAGAVASGARQLLAHVEVSLGRAEEERTAADSAKAHRERELVSARSQGRDLKAELDKLTDSVHRGEVLGAEKRMRMEQLEAKALDELGVEPEGLVADYGPDQLVPPSLPAEGEELPEDPEHPRNRPRQFHRAEQEKRLKSAERAYQQLGKVNPLALEEFAALEERHKFLSEQLEDLKKTRADLLQVIKEVDERVEQVFTEAYRDTAREFEGVFSRLFPGGDGRLILTDPDNMLTTGVDVEARPPGKKVKRLSLLSGGERSLTAVALLVSIFKARPSPFYVMDEVEAALDDTNLQRLIRIMQELQEASQLIVITHQKRTMEVADALYGVSMQGDGVSKVISQRLR; encoded by the coding sequence GTGCACCTCAAGGCCCTGACCCTGCGCGGGTTCAAGTCGTTCGCCTCCGCGACCACCCTGCGGTTCGAGCCGGGCATCACCTGTGTCGTGGGCCCCAACGGCTCGGGCAAGTCCAACGTCGTGGACGCGCTCAGCTGGGTCATGGGTGAGCAGGGGGCCAAGTCGCTGCGCGGCGGCAAGATGGAGGACGTCATCTTCGCCGGCACCACCGGGCGCCCGCCGCTCGGCCGTGCCGAGGTCTCGCTCACCATCGACAACTCCGACGGTGCGCTGCCCATCGAGTACGCCGAGGTCACCATCACGCGGATCATGTTCCGCAACGGCGGCAGCGAGTACCAGATCAACGGCGACACCTGCCGACTGCTCGACATCCAGGAGCTGTTGTCCGACTCCGGTATCGGCCGCGAGATGCACGTCATCGTCGGACAGGGCCAGCTCGACTCCGTCCTGCACGCCGACCCCATGGGCCGCCGGGCCTTCATCGAGGAGGCGGCGGGCGTCCTCAAGCACCGCAAGCGCAAGGAGAAGGCGCTGCGGAAACTGGACGCCATGAAGGCGAACATGGCCCGTGTCCAGGACCTCACGGACGAGCTGCGGCGCCAGTTGAAGCCCCTCGGCCGGCAGGCCGCCGTGGCACGCCGCGCCGCCGTCATCCAGGCCGACCTGCGCGACGCCCGGCTGCGTCTCCTCGCCGACGACCTCGTACGGCTGCGGGGCGCGCTCCAGTCCGAGATCGCCGACGAGGCCGCGCTCAAGCAGCGCAAGGACTCCGCCGAGGCCGAGCTGAAGAAGGCGCTCCAGCGGGAGGCCCTGCTGGAGGACGAGGTACGGCAGCTGACACCGCGCCTCCAGCGCGCCCAGCAGACCTGGTACGAACTCTCCCAGCTCGCCGAGCGGGTGCGCGGCACCATCTCGCTGGCCGACGCGCGCGTCAAGAGCGCCACCTCCGTGCCCGCCGAGGAACGGCGCGGACGCGACCCCGAGGACATGGAGCGCGAGGCCGCCCGCGTCCGTGAGCAGGAGGCCGAACTCGAAGCCGCCCTGGAGGCGGCCGAGCGGGCCCTGGAGGACACCGTCGCGCACCGCGCCGAACTGGAGCGCGAACTCACCGTCGAGGAGCGCCGCCTCAAGGACGTGGCCCGCGCCATCGCCGACCGTCGCGAGGGCCTCGCCCGCCTGGGCGGCCAGGTCAACGCCGCCCGTTCACGCGCCGCCTCCGCGCAGGCCGAGATCGACCGGCTCGCCGCCGCCCGCGACGAGGCCCAGGAACGCGCGGTCACCGCTCAGGAGGAGTACGAGGAGCTGAAGGCCGAGGTCGACAGCCTCGACGCGGGCGACGCCGACCTCACGGGACAGCACGAGGCGGCCAGGCGCGCCCTGGCCGACGCGGAGGCCGCGCTGAGCGCGGCCCGCGAGGCGACCACCGCGGCCGAACGCAAGCGGGCCGCCACCCAGGCCCGCCGCGAGGCGCTGGCCCTCGGCCTGCGGCGCAAGGACGGCACGGGAGCGCTGCTCGGCGCCACCGACCGGCTCACCGGTGTCCTCGGTCCCGCCGCCGGACTGCTGTCGGTCACCCCCGGCTTCGAGGTTGCGCTGGCCGCCGCGTTCGGCGCGGCCGCGGACGCCGTCGCGGTCACCACACCCGCCTCGGCGGCCGAGGCCATCCGTCTGCTGCGCAAGCAGGACGCGGGCCGCGCGGCACTGCTGCTCGCCGGAGCACCCGAGGACTCCCGCGCCGACGCCGGACGGGCGGGCGGCGCCTCCACGGACGTACCCCTTCACGACCGGGACCGGGACGGGGGCAGGGGCGGGAACCAGGACCAGGACCAGGACCAGGACCAGGAGGACGGGGAGCGGGGCGACGGGCCGCCGTACGCCGCCGAGCTCGTCCGGGGACCTGCCGAACTGATGCCCGCCGTACGACGGTTGCTGCGCGGGATCGTCGTCGTCGGAACCCTCGAAGAGGCCGAGGACCTGGTCTACGCGCGGCCCGGACTCACCGCCGTGACCGCCGAGGGCGACCTGCTCGCGGCGCACTTCGCGCACGGCGGGTCCGCCGGGGCGCCCAGCCTCCTCGAAGTGCAGGCCTCCGTTGACGAGGCGGCCGCCGAGCTGGAGGAACTGGCCGTCCACTGCGATGAGTTGGCCGAGGCACAGGGTCTGGCGACCGAGCTGCGAGGGGAACGGGCCGCGCTCGTCGAGGAGTTGGGGGAGCGGCGACGGGCCGCCGAGCGGGAGAAGTCGTCGGTCGCGCAGCAGCTCGGACGGCTGGCCGGGCAGGCCCGCGGCGCCGCGGGCGAGGCGGAGCGCAGCACCGCGGCCGCCGCCCGCGCGCAGGAGTCGCTCGACCGGGCCGTGGAGGAGGCCGAGGAACTGGCCGAACGGCTCGCCGTGGCCGAGGAGATGCCCGTCGAGGAGGAACCCGACACCTCGGTACGCGACCGGCTCGCCGCCGACGGCGCCAACGCGCGGCAGACCGAGATGGAGGCCCGGCTCCAGGTGCGTACGCACGAGGAGCGGGTCAAGGGACTCGCCGGGCGGGCCGACTCGCTCGACCGGGCGGCCCGCGCCGAACGTGAGGCACGCACGCGTGCCGAACAGCGCCGGGCGCGGCTGCGTCACGAGGCGGCCGTGGCGGGGGCCGTCGCCTCCGGTGCGCGACAACTGCTCGCGCACGTCGAGGTCTCGCTGGGCCGGGCCGAGGAGGAGCGCACCGCCGCCGACAGCGCCAAGGCCCACCGTGAGCGCGAGCTCGTCTCCGCGCGGAGCCAGGGCCGCGACCTCAAGGCGGAGCTCGACAAGCTCACCGACTCGGTGCACCGGGGCGAGGTGCTCGGCGCGGAGAAGCGGATGCGCATGGAGCAGTTGGAGGCGAAGGCGCTGGACGAGCTCGGCGTCGAGCCGGAGGGGCTCGTCGCGGACTACGGCCCCGATCAACTTGTACCGCCGTCGCTGCCCGCCGAGGGCGAGGAACTGCCCGAGGACCCGGAGCATCCGCGCAACCGGCCGCGGCAGTTCCACCGTGCCGAGCAGGAGAAGCGGCTCAAGTCGGCGGAACGGGCGTACCAGCAGCTCGGCAAGGTCAATCCGCTCGCCCTGGAGGAGTTCGCCGCGCTGGAGGAGCGCCACAAGTTCCTCAGTGAGCAGCTGGAGGACCTCAAGAAGACGCGCGCCGATCTCCTCCAGGTGATCAAGGAGGTCGACGAGCGGGTCGAGCAGGTCTTCACCGAGGCGTACCGGGACACCGCCCGGGAGTTCGAGGGCGTCTTCAGCCGGCTGTTCCCGGGCGGGGACGGGCGGCTCATCCTGACCGACCCGGACAACATGCTCACCACGGGGGTCGACGTGGAGGCCAGGCCGCCCGGCAAGAAGGTCAAGCGGCTCAGCCTCCTCTCGGGCGGCGAGCGGTCGCTGACCGCCGTCGCGCTGCTCGTGTCGATCTTCAAGGCGCGCCCCAGCCCGTTCTACGTGATGGACGAGGTCGAGGCGGCGCTCGACGACACCAACCTCCAGCGGCTGATCAGGATCATGCAGGAGCTTCAGGAGGCTTCCCAGCTGATCGTGATCACGCACCAGAAGCGCACGATGGAGGTCGCCGACGCGCTGTACGGCGTCTCCATGCAGGGCGACGGCGTCTCGAAGGTCATCAGCCAGCGACTGCGCTGA
- a CDS encoding acylphosphatase, giving the protein MNEVVRLVVWVRGRVQGVGFRWFTRARALEIGALSGFALNLDDGRVQVVAEGPRAGCQSLLDWLQGDDTPGRVDGVTEIWDTPRGIYDGFAIR; this is encoded by the coding sequence ATGAACGAGGTCGTACGGCTCGTCGTCTGGGTGCGCGGACGGGTCCAAGGTGTGGGTTTCCGCTGGTTTACACGGGCCAGGGCGCTGGAGATCGGCGCGCTGAGTGGTTTTGCTCTCAATCTCGACGACGGACGCGTCCAGGTGGTCGCGGAGGGTCCCCGGGCCGGCTGCCAGAGCCTGCTCGACTGGCTCCAGGGCGACGACACGCCCGGCCGGGTGGACGGAGTCACTGAGATCTGGGACACGCCCCGGGGGATCTACGACGGCTTCGCCATCCGCTGA
- a CDS encoding CAP domain-containing protein: MGRHRRSDAGRAATGRATGVTDTSGTHADSYGPENLYGYAAVADLPSAAANRSHRKRKGPSPVKTGLLGVSAAVALGTVAVAAGVVPGADNYALGGGSNNSDSVQAASSPSSIDTQQGGTSGSADSRDAGSSTSRGAQRAATPSAAPTTTAPSAAPTTKQPSKPKKPTAEPTEQPTAPAAPEPSQTATKAPITTSPVDVSANTAAEAEVLKLVNDERAKVGCSPVAANSALSDLAQTFSEDMAARDFFDHTDPSGLTPWDRAAKAGITSLGGENIARGQADAAAVMDAWMNSPGHKANILNCDFKTLGVGVHFGTGGPWWTQDFGY; encoded by the coding sequence ATGGGACGCCACCGACGCTCCGACGCCGGCCGCGCCGCCACAGGGCGCGCCACCGGAGTCACAGATACGAGCGGTACCCACGCGGACAGCTACGGCCCGGAGAACCTGTACGGCTACGCGGCCGTCGCCGATCTCCCGTCCGCCGCCGCCAACCGCTCGCACCGCAAGCGGAAGGGTCCGAGCCCGGTCAAGACGGGGCTGCTCGGCGTCTCGGCGGCCGTGGCCCTCGGCACCGTGGCTGTCGCCGCCGGTGTCGTGCCCGGCGCCGACAACTACGCGCTCGGCGGTGGCAGCAACAACTCCGACAGCGTCCAGGCCGCGAGCTCCCCGTCCAGCATCGACACCCAGCAGGGCGGCACCTCGGGCAGCGCGGACTCCCGTGACGCCGGTTCGTCGACGAGCCGCGGCGCCCAGCGCGCCGCGACGCCCTCGGCCGCTCCGACCACCACGGCGCCGTCGGCCGCTCCGACCACGAAGCAGCCTTCGAAGCCGAAGAAGCCGACCGCCGAGCCCACGGAGCAGCCGACGGCGCCCGCGGCTCCGGAGCCGTCCCAGACCGCCACGAAGGCGCCGATCACCACGTCCCCGGTCGACGTGTCGGCGAACACGGCCGCCGAGGCCGAGGTGCTCAAGCTCGTCAACGACGAGCGGGCGAAGGTCGGTTGCAGCCCGGTGGCCGCGAACAGCGCCCTGTCGGACCTGGCCCAGACCTTCAGCGAGGACATGGCGGCGCGGGACTTCTTCGACCACACCGACCCGAGCGGACTCACCCCCTGGGACCGTGCGGCGAAGGCCGGGATAACCAGCCTCGGCGGCGAGAACATAGCCCGCGGCCAGGCCGACGCCGCCGCCGTCATGGACGCCTGGATGAACAGCCCCGGCCACAAGGCCAACATACTGAACTGCGACTTCAAGACCCTCGGTGTCGGAGTCCACTTCGGCACGGGCGGCCCTTGGTGGACGCAGGACTTCGGCTACTGA
- a CDS encoding winged helix-turn-helix transcriptional regulator: protein MACAESDVRSECADGGDLAYNVFARGCPSRGTLEHVTGRWGSLTLGALHDGTFRFNELRRRVDGVSEKMLSQTLHALERDGLVHRDARPTNPPRVDYTLTPLGREVAERLLTLITFVEGRMDDVLEARGRYDESRGA, encoded by the coding sequence ATGGCGTGTGCCGAGAGTGACGTGCGCTCCGAGTGCGCCGACGGCGGGGACCTCGCGTACAACGTGTTCGCTCGCGGCTGCCCCTCCCGGGGCACGCTGGAGCACGTCACCGGACGCTGGGGCTCGCTCACGCTGGGAGCGCTGCACGACGGCACGTTCCGGTTCAACGAACTGCGCCGCCGGGTCGACGGCGTCAGCGAGAAGATGCTCTCCCAGACCCTGCACGCGCTGGAGCGCGACGGTCTGGTGCACCGCGACGCGCGGCCCACGAACCCGCCGCGCGTCGACTACACCCTCACGCCGCTGGGCCGCGAGGTCGCCGAGCGGCTGCTGACCCTCATCACCTTCGTCGAGGGCCGCATGGACGACGTCCTTGAGGCCCGGGGACGCTACGACGAGAGCCGCGGGGCGTAA
- the mutM gene encoding bifunctional DNA-formamidopyrimidine glycosylase/DNA-(apurinic or apyrimidinic site) lyase: MPELPEVEVVRRGLERWVTGRVVRSVEVRHPRAVRRHLAGPDGFAKALAGHRIGAAMRRGKYLWLPLDDSPYSVLAHLGMSGQLLVQPEDAAEEKHLRIRIRFEDERGTELRFVDQRTFGGLSLHENTPDGLPDVIAHIARDPLDPLFDDAAFPTVLRARRTTIKRALLDQSLISGVGNIYADEALWRSKLHYERPTATMTRPRTAELLGHVRDVMNDALAVGGTSFDSLYVNVNGESGYFDRSLDAYGREGEPCHRCGTPMRRRAWMNRSSYFCPRCQRAPRPGV, encoded by the coding sequence GTGCCCGAGTTGCCCGAGGTCGAAGTCGTGCGGCGGGGCCTGGAGCGCTGGGTCACCGGGCGGGTCGTGAGATCGGTCGAGGTCCGGCATCCGCGGGCCGTGCGGCGCCATCTGGCGGGGCCCGACGGCTTCGCGAAGGCGCTCGCCGGACACCGGATCGGTGCGGCGATGCGCCGCGGCAAGTATCTGTGGCTCCCGCTCGACGACTCCCCGTACTCCGTGCTCGCGCACCTCGGGATGAGCGGTCAGCTCCTGGTGCAGCCGGAGGACGCCGCCGAGGAGAAGCACCTGCGCATCCGCATCCGCTTCGAGGACGAGAGGGGCACCGAGCTCCGCTTCGTCGACCAGCGCACGTTCGGCGGGCTGTCGCTGCACGAGAACACCCCGGACGGCCTTCCCGACGTCATCGCGCACATCGCCCGTGACCCGCTCGACCCGCTCTTCGACGACGCCGCGTTCCCCACGGTGCTGCGGGCCCGTCGTACGACGATCAAACGCGCCCTGCTCGACCAGTCGCTGATCAGCGGCGTCGGGAACATCTACGCGGACGAAGCGCTCTGGCGCTCCAAGCTGCACTACGAACGCCCGACGGCGACCATGACCCGGCCGCGCACGGCCGAACTCCTCGGCCACGTCCGCGACGTCATGAACGACGCCCTCGCCGTCGGCGGCACCAGCTTCGACAGCCTGTACGTCAACGTCAACGGCGAGTCGGGCTATTTCGACCGCTCGCTCGACGCGTACGGGCGTGAGGGGGAACCCTGTCATCGCTGCGGGACGCCGATGCGCCGGCGGGCCTGGATGAACCGCTCCAGCTACTTCTGCCCGCGCTGCCAGCGGGCCCCGCGCCCGGGAGTCTGA
- the rnc gene encoding ribonuclease III: MSDAKADTNAKKKADNTASSHTLLEGRLGYKLESALLVRALTHRSYAYENGGLPTNERLEFLGDSVLGLVVTDTLYRTHPDLPEGQLAKLRAAVVNSRALAEVGRGLELGSFIRLGRGEEGTGGRDKASILADTLEAVIGAVYLDQGLEAAGELVHRLFDPLIEKSSNLGAGLDWKTSLQELTATEGLGVPEYLVSETGPDHEKVFTAAARVGGVSYGTGTGRSKKEAEQQAAESAWNAIHSAAAERAKSAQAAEQAARAAQQAAQDIEETADASSTPTTDTATA, from the coding sequence ATGTCTGACGCCAAGGCGGATACAAACGCCAAGAAAAAGGCGGACAACACAGCCTCGTCCCACACGCTTCTGGAAGGGCGGCTCGGCTACAAGCTCGAGTCCGCCCTTCTGGTGCGTGCGCTGACCCACCGTTCCTACGCGTACGAGAACGGCGGTCTGCCGACCAACGAGCGTCTGGAGTTCCTCGGGGACTCCGTACTGGGCCTCGTGGTCACGGACACGCTGTACCGCACCCACCCCGACCTGCCCGAGGGCCAACTGGCCAAGTTGCGGGCCGCGGTGGTCAATTCTCGTGCGCTGGCGGAAGTGGGCCGCGGCCTCGAACTCGGCTCCTTCATCCGGCTCGGCCGGGGCGAGGAAGGCACGGGAGGCCGGGACAAGGCGTCCATTCTCGCCGACACCCTTGAAGCGGTGATCGGCGCCGTCTATCTCGACCAGGGGCTGGAGGCCGCGGGCGAACTCGTCCACCGGCTCTTCGATCCGCTGATCGAGAAGTCCTCGAATCTTGGTGCCGGCCTGGACTGGAAGACCAGTCTCCAGGAACTCACGGCGACCGAGGGGCTCGGAGTTCCCGAGTACCTGGTCTCCGAGACCGGCCCGGACCACGAGAAGGTCTTCACTGCTGCCGCCCGCGTCGGAGGCGTCTCGTACGGCACCGGCACCGGCCGCAGCAAGAAGGAGGCGGAGCAGCAGGCCGCGGAGTCCGCGTGGAATGCCATCCACTCCGCCGCGGCCGAACGCGCGAAGTCGGCCCAGGCCGCCGAACAGGCGGCTCGTGCCGCCCAGCAGGCGGCTCAGGACATCGAGGAGACCGCCGACGCCTCCTCGACGCCGACGACCGACACGGCCACCGCCTGA
- the rpmF gene encoding 50S ribosomal protein L32, whose product MAVPKRKMSRSNTRHRRSQWKAAVPTLVACERCHEPKLQHIACPACGTYNKRQVLEV is encoded by the coding sequence GTGGCTGTTCCGAAGCGGAAGATGTCGCGCAGCAACACGCGCCACCGCCGGTCGCAGTGGAAGGCTGCGGTCCCCACCCTGGTTGCGTGCGAGCGCTGCCACGAGCCCAAGCTGCAGCACATCGCGTGCCCGGCTTGCGGCACCTATAACAAGCGCCAGGTCCTCGAGGTCTGA
- a CDS encoding YceD family protein, giving the protein MALNARLDHRNPLVFDTHELGRRPGALQRLTRTIDAPTDLGIQGVIGVPEGAPVELGLRLESVMDGVLVTGTARASAKGECVRCLEPLEQALRADFQEMFSYPDADDRGRPKAEPVDDAEDDEDTLFLEDGLFDLEPVLRDAVVLALPMQPVCQDDCPGLCSECGARLADDPEHQHDAVDIRWAALQGLAGSLEDGEKDELSGAEAGVDEKQEK; this is encoded by the coding sequence ATGGCTCTGAACGCCCGCCTCGACCACCGCAATCCTCTCGTGTTCGACACGCACGAGCTGGGGCGGCGTCCTGGCGCGCTCCAGCGCCTGACCCGCACGATCGACGCTCCCACGGATCTGGGGATCCAGGGTGTCATCGGAGTGCCGGAAGGCGCGCCGGTGGAGCTCGGACTCCGTCTGGAGTCGGTCATGGACGGGGTGCTTGTCACAGGCACCGCCCGTGCATCGGCCAAGGGGGAGTGCGTAAGGTGTCTGGAGCCGCTCGAGCAGGCGCTCAGAGCGGATTTCCAGGAGATGTTCTCGTACCCTGACGCCGATGACCGGGGCCGCCCCAAAGCGGAGCCGGTCGACGACGCCGAGGACGACGAGGACACGCTCTTCCTCGAGGACGGCCTGTTCGACCTCGAACCCGTGCTGCGTGATGCGGTGGTGCTCGCACTGCCGATGCAGCCGGTGTGCCAGGACGACTGCCCCGGCCTGTGCTCCGAGTGTGGAGCGCGGCTCGCGGACGACCCGGAGCACCAACATGACGCCGTCGACATCCGTTGGGCGGCACTGCAGGGACTCGCCGGTTCACTCGAAGATGGCGAGAAGGACGAGTTGAGCGGCGCCGAAGCTGGCGTCGACGAGAAGCAGGAGAAGTAG
- a CDS encoding ATP synthase F0 subunit B, with protein sequence MDVQKKLDEIVAAVGSARSMPMSASCVVNRADLLSMLEEVRQALPGSLAQAQELIGGREEMVERARQEAERIIETAHAERGSLISDTEVARRSQNEADRILAEARKEAEEVRAEADDYVDSKLANFEVVLTKTLGSVGRGREKLLGAGPGLDEQGYEDEDAPERSHDPETLRRNADEYVDIKLGAFEAVLAKTLEAVGHGRRKLHGRIASDDLGDLSAFGEDGTPGAHTSDADYLAGLAELADVPEQPVQTPEPAAQPSYGQQQEAYAYQQQADPYGYQQGYAPQQDAYGYQQADPYAAYQQQGYDQQQTYDQNQQQVYAQQQAHAMDQQNHALDEASLFDTSMISAEQLRAYEQGRGGH encoded by the coding sequence GTGGACGTGCAGAAGAAGCTCGATGAGATCGTCGCGGCGGTCGGCAGTGCCCGTTCCATGCCCATGTCGGCCTCGTGCGTGGTCAACCGCGCCGACCTGCTGTCGATGCTGGAAGAGGTGCGCCAGGCGCTGCCCGGCTCCCTCGCCCAGGCGCAGGAGCTGATCGGCGGCCGCGAGGAGATGGTCGAGCGGGCCCGTCAGGAGGCCGAGCGGATCATCGAGACCGCGCACGCCGAACGGGGCTCCCTGATCTCCGACACCGAGGTCGCCCGCCGCTCGCAGAACGAGGCGGACCGGATCCTCGCGGAGGCCCGCAAGGAGGCCGAGGAGGTCCGCGCCGAGGCCGACGACTACGTCGACTCCAAGCTCGCCAACTTCGAGGTCGTCCTCACCAAGACCCTCGGCTCCGTCGGCCGCGGCCGCGAGAAGCTCCTCGGCGCCGGTCCGGGCCTCGACGAGCAGGGGTACGAGGACGAGGACGCGCCGGAGCGCAGTCACGACCCGGAGACCCTGCGCCGCAACGCCGACGAATACGTCGACATCAAGCTCGGCGCCTTCGAGGCCGTCCTCGCCAAGACCCTGGAGGCCGTCGGCCACGGCCGGCGGAAGCTGCACGGCCGGATCGCCAGCGACGACCTCGGCGACCTGAGCGCCTTCGGGGAGGACGGGACGCCCGGCGCGCACACCAGCGACGCCGACTACCTGGCCGGCCTCGCGGAGCTCGCCGACGTGCCCGAGCAGCCCGTGCAGACCCCGGAGCCGGCCGCGCAGCCCTCCTACGGGCAGCAGCAGGAGGCGTACGCCTACCAGCAGCAGGCCGACCCGTACGGCTATCAGCAGGGCTACGCCCCGCAGCAGGACGCGTACGGCTACCAGCAGGCCGACCCCTACGCCGCCTACCAGCAGCAGGGCTACGACCAGCAGCAGACGTACGACCAGAACCAGCAGCAGGTCTACGCCCAGCAGCAGGCCCACGCCATGGACCAGCAGAACCACGCCCTCGACGAGGCCAGCCTCTTCGACACCAGCATGATCAGCGCCGAGCAGCTCAGGGCGTACGAGCAGGGGCGCGGCGGCCACTGA
- the coaD gene encoding pantetheine-phosphate adenylyltransferase, translating into MRRAVCPGSFDPITNGHLDIIARASALYDVVHVVVMINQSKQGLFTVDERIELIREVTAEFGNVQVEAYHGLLVDYCKQRDIPAIVKGLRAVSDFDYELQMAQMNNGLSGVETLFIPTSPTYSFLSSSLVKEVANWGGDISHLVPPVVLEALKGRLGQD; encoded by the coding sequence TTGCGCCGCGCCGTCTGTCCGGGGTCATTCGACCCCATCACCAATGGACACCTCGACATCATCGCCCGTGCCTCCGCGCTGTACGACGTCGTGCACGTCGTGGTGATGATCAATCAGTCGAAGCAGGGCCTGTTCACGGTCGACGAGCGGATCGAGCTGATCCGCGAGGTCACGGCCGAGTTCGGCAACGTCCAGGTCGAGGCCTACCACGGCCTCCTCGTCGACTACTGCAAGCAGCGGGACATCCCGGCCATCGTCAAGGGTCTGCGCGCGGTCAGCGACTTCGACTACGAACTCCAGATGGCCCAGATGAACAACGGGCTCTCGGGTGTCGAGACCCTGTTCATCCCGACCAGCCCCACCTACAGCTTCCTCTCCTCCTCACTGGTCAAGGAAGTCGCGAACTGGGGCGGTGACATCTCCCATCTGGTGCCGCCGGTGGTCCTGGAGGCGCTCAAGGGGCGGCTGGGCCAGGACTGA
- the rsmD gene encoding 16S rRNA (guanine(966)-N(2))-methyltransferase RsmD: MGGTDTPPAQRTLMTRVIAGRAGGRRLAVPPGTGTRPTSDRAREGLFSTWQSLLGGPLEGERVLDLYAGSGAVGLEALSRGAGHTLLVEADARAARVVRENVKSLGLPGAEVRAGKAEQIIRTAAPEDPYDLVFLDPPYAVSDDDLREILLTLRTGGWLADDALVTVERSTRGGEFGWPDGFEAVRARRYGEGTFWYGRAASTCEDAR, encoded by the coding sequence CTGGGAGGAACCGACACACCCCCAGCGCAAAGGACCCTCATGACCCGCGTGATCGCCGGCCGGGCCGGCGGACGCCGTCTGGCCGTCCCGCCGGGCACCGGCACCCGCCCCACCTCCGACCGGGCGCGCGAGGGACTCTTCTCCACGTGGCAGTCCCTGCTCGGCGGCCCGCTGGAGGGCGAGCGCGTGCTCGACCTGTACGCCGGCTCGGGCGCCGTGGGCCTGGAGGCGCTCAGCCGCGGCGCCGGACACACCCTGCTCGTCGAGGCGGACGCCCGCGCGGCCAGGGTCGTCCGCGAGAACGTGAAGTCCCTGGGCCTGCCCGGCGCCGAGGTCAGAGCGGGCAAAGCGGAACAGATCATCCGGACGGCGGCACCGGAGGACCCCTACGACCTGGTCTTCCTCGACCCTCCGTACGCCGTCTCGGACGACGATCTTCGGGAGATTCTGCTCACACTCCGGACCGGGGGCTGGCTCGCCGACGATGCGCTCGTCACCGTGGAGCGCAGCACCAGAGGCGGTGAATTCGGCTGGCCGGACGGTTTCGAAGCCGTCAGGGCCCGTCGGTACGGCGAGGGAACGTTTTGGTACGGTCGCGCCGCCTCTACGTGCGAAGACGCACGATGA